A region from the Rubrivirga sp. SAORIC476 genome encodes:
- a CDS encoding MOSC domain-containing protein, whose amino-acid sequence MTGRLVSIYLASAAGAPVRAVPEVEALAGRGLAGDRYADGAGSFSRWPGNGRDVTLITAEALAAAEAEFGVAVGAGQHRRNLVVEGVPLADLRGVPFQIGGARFEGVRRCAPCKYLVRVTGQERIFDALVRRGGLRASVIASGVVRVGDEVSWDPVDIEHRRTLPG is encoded by the coding sequence ATGACCGGCCGCCTCGTCTCGATCTACCTGGCCTCCGCTGCAGGCGCCCCGGTCCGCGCCGTGCCCGAGGTGGAGGCGCTCGCCGGGCGCGGGCTCGCGGGCGACCGGTACGCCGACGGCGCGGGCTCGTTCAGCCGATGGCCGGGGAACGGGCGTGACGTGACGCTCATCACCGCGGAGGCGCTGGCGGCGGCAGAGGCGGAATTCGGCGTGGCTGTCGGCGCCGGGCAGCACCGGCGCAACCTCGTCGTCGAGGGCGTGCCGCTGGCGGACCTCCGCGGGGTCCCGTTCCAGATCGGGGGCGCGCGGTTCGAGGGTGTGCGGCGGTGCGCGCCCTGCAAGTACCTCGTCCGGGTGACGGGGCAGGAGCGGATCTTCGACGCGCTGGTGCGGCGAGGTGGACTCCGCGCCTCCGTTATTGCATCCGGCGTGGTGCGCGTCGGCGACGAGGTCTCGTGGGATCCCGTCGACATCGAACACCGCCGCACCCTTCCGGGGTAA